One genomic region from Nostoc sphaeroides encodes:
- a CDS encoding ArnT family glycosyltransferase → MSMKLSVKHNVDQWFNKIAKNPALGRTVSILWLILIGWIAFGWNLGNIGLIDETEPLFAEASRQMFVTGDWITPFFNGDTRFDKPALIYWCQAIAYAIIGVNEWAVRLPSAIAAFALVCLVFYTIQWYFAKQDELEQVSRPTRRYKTSFIAAALMALNPETIIWARTGVSDMLLTGCMASALLCFFLGYAGEESREQGAGSREQGENSSPLRPAPRPASSALFPNKWYIAFYVLIAGAILSKGPVGIVLPGLIVAAFLLYVGKFREVLSEMRLLVGVLIILGLSVPWFALVIWRNGWNYINAFFGYHNLERFTEVVNGHSAPWYFYFLVVLLGFAPYSVYLPLSVVRLKFWQRSHWRSLERFQQFGLFAWLWFATIFGFFTVAVTKLPSYVLPLMPAAAILVALLWSDFFQDTEARQTIPVSSSPTPPISPSFLGVSGWVNVVFLSVLATALFNITHILGTDPAISNFHEQIQRTGLPVIAGVMWLVCAVLVAALLLNRQWNQVIAINLIGFVAFLIFVLTPASFFIDRERQLPLRELSAVILEAKEPNEELIMLGFKKPSVVFYSHIHVNYLGLPQEAIDHIKNQAAKGLKPASVLLLAEQKKFLQMDLQPDDYKSLSTKGAYNLVRVPFKKKKSEKMDIS, encoded by the coding sequence ATGAGCATGAAATTGAGTGTTAAGCACAATGTTGATCAGTGGTTCAACAAAATAGCAAAGAATCCAGCCCTTGGTAGAACTGTGTCGATTTTGTGGTTGATATTGATTGGCTGGATAGCTTTTGGGTGGAATTTGGGCAACATTGGTTTGATTGATGAGACAGAGCCATTGTTTGCCGAAGCTTCCCGCCAGATGTTTGTCACAGGTGATTGGATTACCCCATTTTTCAATGGTGACACTCGTTTCGATAAACCTGCTTTAATTTACTGGTGTCAGGCGATCGCTTATGCAATTATAGGGGTGAATGAGTGGGCAGTACGCCTTCCTTCAGCGATCGCAGCCTTCGCCTTAGTTTGTTTAGTTTTTTATACCATACAGTGGTATTTCGCTAAACAAGACGAACTAGAGCAAGTTTCGCGTCCGACTCGCCGCTACAAAACATCTTTTATCGCAGCAGCCCTCATGGCACTCAATCCCGAAACTATTATTTGGGCGAGAACTGGTGTCTCTGATATGCTGCTCACTGGATGTATGGCATCAGCTTTGTTATGTTTCTTTCTAGGGTACGCAGGGGAGGAAAGCAGGGAGCAGGGAGCAGGGAGCAGGGAGCAGGGGGAAAATTCCTCTCCTCTGCGCCCTGCCCCCCGCCCTGCCTCTTCTGCCCTATTCCCTAATAAGTGGTATATAGCTTTTTATGTGCTAATTGCTGGCGCAATTTTAAGTAAAGGGCCAGTGGGAATTGTTTTACCAGGGCTAATTGTTGCCGCCTTTTTGCTTTATGTGGGAAAATTTCGAGAGGTGTTGTCAGAAATGCGCCTTCTCGTGGGTGTATTGATAATTTTAGGTTTATCAGTGCCGTGGTTTGCTTTAGTAATTTGGCGCAATGGCTGGAATTATATTAATGCCTTTTTTGGTTACCACAACCTGGAACGCTTTACAGAAGTAGTTAATGGTCACTCAGCACCTTGGTATTTTTACTTTTTAGTAGTGTTGCTGGGTTTTGCGCCCTACTCAGTGTATTTACCACTCTCTGTAGTAAGACTAAAGTTTTGGCAGCGATCGCACTGGCGATCGCTTGAACGTTTTCAACAGTTTGGTTTATTTGCCTGGTTGTGGTTTGCTACCATCTTTGGCTTTTTCACCGTTGCTGTTACCAAACTCCCTAGCTACGTGTTGCCTTTAATGCCAGCAGCAGCAATCTTGGTAGCCTTGTTATGGAGCGATTTTTTCCAGGATACAGAGGCTAGGCAAACAATTCCTGTTTCTTCCTCTCCCACTCCTCCTATCTCTCCCTCTTTTCTGGGAGTCAGTGGTTGGGTGAATGTAGTATTTTTATCAGTTCTGGCAACAGCACTGTTTAACATAACCCACATATTAGGTACTGATCCAGCTATAAGCAACTTCCACGAACAAATTCAACGAACTGGTTTACCAGTAATAGCCGGGGTAATGTGGCTAGTTTGTGCCGTTTTAGTTGCAGCTTTATTACTAAATCGCCAATGGAACCAGGTTATCGCTATTAATTTAATCGGGTTTGTAGCGTTTTTAATTTTTGTCTTAACCCCTGCTTCGTTCTTTATTGATCGAGAACGTCAATTACCCTTAAGGGAATTGTCTGCGGTCATTCTAGAAGCAAAAGAACCAAATGAAGAATTGATCATGCTTGGCTTCAAAAAGCCTAGTGTGGTATTTTACAGCCACATTCATGTAAATTATTTAGGACTTCCCCAAGAGGCTATAGACCATATCAAAAACCAGGCTGCCAAAGGACTAAAACCTGCCTCAGTGCTGCTATTGGCTGAACAGAAAAAGTTTTTACAAATGGACTTGCAGCCAGATGATTACAAGAGTTTATCGACCAAGGGTGCTTATAACTTGGTTCGAGTTCCTTTTAAGAAAAAGAAAAGTGAAAAAATGGATATTTCATAA
- a CDS encoding KaiA family protein, protein MLLPILILQLNVKKCLYNLVDLDNQKGWSRWVGKVLDAIIAQFCYLPLIATTSVKINYLPNWLQQNLNQAYTDKYTYVFASHTQKSQQHFQEMTPAERQGLLRHLKSDYSVILINYFTTDKTLKEKIDKFINSIFYANIPVPQIIEIHMEVIEEFSNQLKLEGRSNEALLDYRLTLIDILAHLCELYRSSISR, encoded by the coding sequence ATGTTATTACCGATATTGATTCTGCAACTTAATGTTAAGAAATGTTTATATAATCTAGTTGACTTAGACAACCAAAAAGGTTGGAGCAGATGGGTGGGGAAAGTTCTTGACGCGATTATTGCCCAATTTTGCTATCTACCCCTTATTGCAACTACCTCTGTAAAAATCAACTATTTACCAAATTGGCTGCAACAAAATTTAAATCAAGCATACACAGACAAGTATACCTATGTATTTGCCAGTCACACCCAAAAAAGCCAACAGCATTTCCAGGAGATGACTCCAGCAGAAAGGCAAGGATTATTAAGACACCTTAAATCAGATTACAGCGTAATTCTTATCAACTATTTTACCACAGATAAAACACTCAAAGAAAAAATCGATAAATTTATTAATAGTATATTTTATGCAAATATTCCTGTGCCCCAAATCATTGAAATTCACATGGAGGTAATTGAAGAATTTTCTAACCAGCTAAAATTAGAAGGAAGGAGCAACGAAGCATTACTTGATTATCGTTTAACGTTGATAGATATCCTAGCTCACCTATGCGAACTCTACAGAAGTTCGATTTCTAGATAA
- a CDS encoding DUF565 domain-containing protein — MQNTRLNNLFDAIATRLGQWFLNPWRRLSLLIISFLLGFFLANVASTTAGQRAELDIVVAAFLVMLTEITSRIFYHRSFLDRRSLLIDSLNLLKVGFMYGLFLEAFKLGS; from the coding sequence ATGCAAAACACTCGTCTCAATAACTTATTCGATGCCATTGCTACACGCTTGGGGCAATGGTTTTTAAATCCTTGGCGGCGGTTATCGTTGCTGATCATTAGTTTTTTGCTAGGTTTTTTTCTGGCAAACGTAGCTTCCACTACAGCCGGTCAACGAGCAGAATTAGACATAGTGGTAGCTGCTTTTTTAGTAATGTTGACGGAAATTACCAGTAGGATATTTTATCATCGGAGCTTTTTGGATAGGCGATCGCTCTTAATAGATTCATTAAATCTCCTCAAAGTTGGTTTCATGTACGGACTATTTCTCGAAGCCTTTAAGCTGGGATCGTAG
- the kaiC gene encoding circadian clock protein KaiC → MSETEQVKPTNTPKIGGVEKIRTMIEGFDDISHGGLPIGRTTLISGTSGTGKTLFSLQFLYNGITYFDEAGVFVTFEESPSDIIKNAHVFGWNLPRLIEEGKLFILDASPDPEGQDIVGNFDLSALIERLQYAIRKYKAKRVSIDSITAVFQQYEAMGVVRREIFRLVARLKLLNVTTIITTERSEEYGPVASFGVEEFVSDNVVIVRNVLEGERRRRTTEILKLRGTTHMKGEYPFTITNEGVNIFPLGAMRLTQRSSNVRVSSGVQTLDEMCGGGFFKDSIILATGATGTGKTLLVSKFIQDGCLNGEQAILFAYEESRAQLSRNASSWGIDFEELEDQGLLKIICTYPESTGLEDHLQIIKSEIAVFKPARIAIDSLSALARGVSNNAFRQFVIGVTGYAKQEEITGFFTNTTDQFLGAHSITDSHISTITDTILMLQYVEIRGEMSRAINVFKMRGSWHDKGIREYNITADGPDIKDSFRNYERIISGAPTRVSIDEKAELSRIVRRFEDKQSSEP, encoded by the coding sequence ATGAGTGAAACAGAGCAAGTAAAACCAACAAATACACCGAAAATTGGAGGTGTAGAAAAAATTCGCACGATGATCGAAGGGTTTGACGATATTAGTCATGGTGGTTTACCAATTGGTAGAACTACGTTAATCAGTGGCACTTCCGGTACAGGCAAAACTTTATTCTCTCTTCAGTTTCTCTATAACGGCATCACCTATTTTGACGAAGCAGGAGTATTTGTTACTTTTGAAGAATCACCCAGTGATATTATTAAAAACGCTCATGTTTTTGGGTGGAACCTGCCACGCCTAATTGAAGAAGGCAAGTTGTTTATTCTCGATGCATCTCCCGATCCTGAAGGACAGGATATAGTTGGGAATTTTGACCTGTCTGCACTAATTGAGCGATTGCAATATGCGATTCGCAAATACAAAGCTAAACGAGTTTCAATCGACTCAATAACAGCAGTATTTCAACAGTATGAAGCAATGGGAGTAGTCCGGCGCGAGATTTTCCGCCTAGTAGCCCGTCTCAAACTACTCAATGTCACCACTATTATTACAACTGAACGTAGCGAAGAATATGGCCCCGTTGCCTCTTTTGGAGTGGAAGAATTTGTTTCCGATAATGTAGTAATTGTTCGCAACGTTTTAGAAGGAGAACGCCGCCGTCGCACAACTGAAATTCTCAAATTGCGCGGTACAACTCACATGAAAGGCGAGTATCCCTTCACGATTACTAATGAAGGGGTTAACATCTTCCCTCTGGGAGCAATGCGCTTGACTCAACGATCTTCTAATGTCAGGGTATCTTCTGGTGTCCAAACTTTAGATGAAATGTGCGGTGGTGGTTTCTTTAAAGATTCGATTATTTTGGCCACAGGAGCCACAGGGACTGGTAAAACCCTTTTAGTGAGTAAGTTTATTCAAGATGGCTGTCTCAATGGAGAACAGGCAATATTATTTGCTTACGAAGAATCACGCGCCCAACTATCTCGTAATGCTTCCTCTTGGGGAATTGATTTTGAAGAATTAGAAGATCAAGGTTTACTTAAAATAATTTGTACCTATCCCGAATCAACTGGTTTAGAAGACCACTTACAAATTATAAAATCAGAAATTGCTGTCTTCAAACCAGCCCGAATTGCCATTGACTCCCTATCAGCATTAGCTAGAGGAGTGAGCAATAATGCATTTAGGCAGTTTGTAATTGGTGTGACGGGTTATGCTAAACAAGAAGAAATTACTGGTTTCTTTACCAACACAACTGACCAATTCCTGGGAGCGCATTCCATTACTGATTCTCATATCTCCACGATTACCGATACAATTCTCATGTTACAGTACGTAGAAATTCGTGGAGAAATGTCGCGGGCAATTAACGTATTTAAAATGCGCGGGTCTTGGCATGATAAGGGCATTCGTGAGTATAATATTACTGCTGACGGGCCCGATATCAAAGATTCATTCCGAAACTACGAACGGATTATTAGCGGTGCACCTACTCGCGTTAGTATCGATGAAAAGGCGGAACTTTCTCGCATTGTTAGACGTTTTGAAGACAAACAGAGTTCCGAACCCTAA
- a CDS encoding GNAT family N-acetyltransferase — protein MNHSLHITTQRLELLPCSLEVAQAVVTRNKPQVESLLGVRVPDDWYGSEVLDIFPMYAQMLIDDPSQLGWGVWLMIHIADSTLIGDLGFIGKPDQTGTVEMGYEVLSAYRQQGFAFEAVEALVDFAFTQPELKRIIAHSPDDHVASIRILEKLGMQQIAKDENLLEWELKLESRYL, from the coding sequence ATGAATCATAGTTTACACATCACAACACAGCGACTTGAGTTACTTCCATGTTCTTTGGAGGTGGCGCAAGCCGTTGTGACAAGAAATAAACCCCAAGTAGAGAGCCTTTTGGGGGTACGGGTTCCTGATGATTGGTATGGATCTGAGGTGCTAGATATTTTCCCAATGTATGCTCAGATGCTAATAGATGATCCTTCCCAGTTGGGTTGGGGTGTCTGGCTAATGATTCACATTGCCGATTCTACTTTAATTGGCGATTTAGGTTTTATTGGCAAACCCGATCAGACAGGAACTGTAGAAATGGGTTATGAAGTGCTATCAGCTTATCGCCAGCAGGGATTTGCTTTTGAAGCAGTAGAAGCACTGGTCGATTTTGCTTTTACTCAGCCAGAACTCAAAAGAATTATCGCTCATTCTCCAGACGATCATGTTGCCTCGATTCGCATTTTGGAAAAACTGGGAATGCAACAAATTGCTAAGGATGAAAACCTGCTGGAATGGGAATTAAAGTTAGAATCAAGATACTTATAG
- the kaiB gene encoding circadian clock protein KaiB, translated as MDKARKTYVLKLYVAGNTPNSVRALKTLKNILEQEFKGVYALKVIDVLKSPQLAEEDKILATPTLSKILPPPVRKIIGDLSDRERVLIGLDLLYEELSEGDFEEENN; from the coding sequence ATGGATAAAGCCAGAAAAACCTACGTTCTCAAACTTTACGTAGCAGGGAATACCCCTAATTCAGTCCGGGCATTAAAAACACTCAAAAATATTTTAGAGCAGGAGTTTAAAGGGGTTTATGCTTTAAAGGTGATCGATGTACTGAAAAGCCCGCAACTGGCAGAAGAAGATAAAATATTGGCAACACCAACATTATCTAAAATTTTGCCTCCACCCGTTCGCAAAATTATTGGGGATCTTTCAGATAGGGAGAGAGTATTGATTGGGTTAGATTTGCTTTATGAAGAACTGAGTGAAGGAGATTTTGAAGAGGAAAATAATTAA
- a CDS encoding ATP-binding protein translates to MLMLDYPLYDFQATVPSCPQTSSLAVVLEIFEQEQCDRLVVVNQQQSPIGLLYSARLIQKLLAHSDDKNLNLHQSISIWGQGLIEPIQTISASERVEQLGLHLSYAQAEKQQNLDWALIDSNGQYLGLLDSSCLLRSLAKERMAGLQSSGIERSSGVQPPNQPKSLGHQPLVQLLERLPWPLMLQTGTGEVVARNPAWWEQLGALKDPEGVRQQVEAILVPNPSEKSEYVSQRGIKVYPNGRENEHGGEEELSQQEASPDPVYSRCYLDSQVGTCTCVVEVQNGQEQIWQFAKIPLDSPEFQVMGGEAEVALSDDLWLVLATDVTEQQQLCKELAAKNADLIQLNRLKDEFLACISHELKTPLTAVLGLSRLLVDQQLGELNERQARYAGLIHQSGRHLMSVVNDILDLTRMETGQMDLTLTPVKIQAVCDRALSDAKAIHTQTTKASASQPANARSSAPQFCLSIELGLDQIVADELRLRQMLIHLLSNAFKFTELSGEIGLRVSRWEGWIAFTVWDTGIGIPEHQQHLIFQKFQQLENPLTRQFEGTGLGLVLTRALARLHGGDVSFLSREGKGSQFTLLLPPSPPKTGFSEPDMGITQEEETRHQQRRENSADRQHVSTPVQHHLASSQRLVLVVEAVARYIEDLTEQLKGLGYRVVIARSGTEAVEKARRLQPIAIFLNPLLPLLSGWDVLTLLKSDTATRHISVIVTATAAEKEQAFANRADGFLSLPVENHLLAPVLEKLCTSPAVLPQGSNNSAIIPTKTPLRILRLVNPQLESVNPHPSLREHRVIEVDDLDQAELLARVWQFDVILLDVESTTAQIYLQQLIQHPRLAAIPLVTCDVATTLIASKIPELSVFPYLTPFAKDNSSRTEKTDALLSVLEIASGICCPPNILVVDLTMLRDLPQVRRKQVKGYRAAKNCSISSETAQRGSEWFQALIQYLQTAGFKAAMSPCWAEVLQQIRHQSVDLLLICLGESAIHKDVLRALKTLGDSPDKLPPILVLNQRLNRLETSFQPGGVADKDIDKQKKNGLESIETIVGAIATQILPRSISMEDLLNQINHALAVNGYNHKC, encoded by the coding sequence ATGTTAATGCTAGATTACCCGCTTTATGACTTTCAGGCAACCGTACCTAGCTGCCCCCAAACAAGTTCCCTAGCAGTGGTGTTGGAGATTTTTGAGCAAGAGCAGTGCGATCGCTTGGTAGTAGTGAATCAACAGCAATCCCCCATCGGTTTGCTGTATTCTGCCCGTTTAATCCAAAAATTATTAGCACATAGTGACGATAAAAATCTAAATTTACATCAATCAATCTCTATTTGGGGTCAAGGTCTAATTGAGCCAATACAGACAATATCAGCTTCTGAGCGTGTAGAGCAATTAGGCTTGCACTTGAGTTATGCCCAAGCCGAAAAACAACAGAACTTAGATTGGGCGCTGATTGACTCTAATGGTCAATATTTGGGGCTGCTGGATAGTTCTTGCCTGTTGCGATCGCTGGCTAAGGAACGCATGGCTGGGTTACAAAGTTCAGGCATCGAGAGATCGTCTGGTGTGCAGCCGCCAAATCAACCCAAATCATTGGGACACCAGCCACTGGTACAGTTGCTGGAAAGACTGCCTTGGCCTTTGATGTTGCAAACGGGTACTGGCGAGGTGGTAGCCCGAAATCCCGCCTGGTGGGAGCAATTAGGAGCCTTGAAAGATCCAGAAGGAGTTAGGCAACAGGTGGAGGCAATACTTGTTCCTAATCCCTCCGAAAAATCAGAATATGTCAGCCAACGAGGAATCAAGGTTTATCCCAATGGTAGGGAGAATGAGCATGGTGGTGAAGAGGAACTAAGCCAGCAAGAAGCATCACCAGATCCTGTATACAGTCGCTGCTATTTGGATAGTCAAGTAGGGACTTGTACTTGCGTTGTCGAAGTGCAAAATGGTCAAGAACAAATCTGGCAATTTGCCAAAATTCCGTTAGATAGTCCTGAGTTTCAAGTCATGGGTGGTGAAGCTGAGGTTGCACTCAGCGATGATTTGTGGTTAGTTTTAGCTACTGATGTGACTGAACAGCAGCAGCTTTGTAAAGAATTGGCTGCAAAAAACGCCGATTTAATTCAACTAAATCGGTTGAAGGACGAGTTTTTAGCTTGTATTAGTCATGAACTGAAAACTCCCCTAACTGCCGTTTTGGGATTATCGCGGTTGCTGGTGGATCAGCAGTTGGGAGAACTCAACGAGCGTCAAGCCCGTTATGCGGGACTAATTCATCAAAGCGGACGCCACCTGATGAGCGTGGTTAATGACATTTTAGATTTGACCCGGATGGAAACGGGACAAATGGATTTGACGCTGACTCCGGTGAAAATTCAGGCTGTGTGCGATCGCGCCTTATCAGATGCTAAAGCCATCCACACTCAAACTACCAAAGCATCTGCCTCACAACCTGCAAATGCCCGTTCATCTGCTCCCCAATTCTGCCTTTCCATTGAACTAGGTTTAGACCAGATAGTGGCAGATGAATTACGCTTGCGTCAGATGCTAATACACCTACTTTCCAACGCCTTTAAATTCACCGAATTATCTGGCGAAATCGGGCTACGGGTGAGTCGTTGGGAAGGATGGATTGCCTTTACCGTTTGGGATACAGGCATTGGCATTCCTGAACACCAGCAACACTTAATCTTTCAAAAATTCCAACAACTAGAAAATCCCCTCACCCGCCAATTTGAAGGCACTGGTTTGGGGCTGGTATTAACCCGGGCCTTGGCTCGTCTCCACGGCGGAGATGTCAGTTTCTTATCGCGTGAAGGAAAAGGTAGCCAGTTTACACTACTTCTGCCGCCCAGTCCCCCGAAAACAGGCTTTTCGGAACCAGATATGGGAATCACACAAGAGGAAGAAACACGACACCAACAGAGACGGGAAAATTCCGCAGATCGTCAGCATGTTAGTACGCCCGTACAGCATCATCTTGCCAGTTCGCAACGGTTGGTCTTGGTAGTCGAGGCAGTAGCCCGATATATTGAAGACTTGACCGAACAACTTAAAGGTTTAGGATATCGGGTAGTGATTGCGCGATCGGGGACAGAAGCAGTCGAAAAAGCTCGGCGCTTGCAACCAATAGCGATATTTTTGAATCCGTTGCTACCCCTACTATCAGGCTGGGATGTGCTAACTTTACTAAAATCTGACACCGCAACCCGGCATATATCTGTAATTGTGACAGCGACGGCAGCCGAAAAGGAGCAAGCATTTGCTAACCGAGCCGATGGTTTCTTAAGCTTGCCAGTAGAGAATCACCTTTTAGCACCAGTTCTCGAAAAATTATGTACTTCACCAGCAGTTTTGCCGCAAGGGTCAAACAACAGCGCAATTATCCCAACTAAAACCCCACTGCGAATTCTCAGGTTGGTGAATCCCCAATTGGAATCTGTCAATCCCCACCCCTCACTTCGAGAACACCGGGTGATTGAAGTAGATGACCTAGATCAAGCAGAACTTTTGGCGCGGGTATGGCAGTTTGATGTCATTTTGCTAGATGTCGAAAGTACCACCGCCCAAATTTATCTGCAACAACTAATTCAGCACCCACGTTTGGCGGCTATCCCACTAGTTACTTGCGATGTCGCAACCACCCTAATAGCTTCTAAAATCCCAGAATTATCTGTATTTCCTTACTTAACACCATTTGCTAAAGACAACAGCAGTCGCACGGAGAAAACAGATGCCTTACTATCAGTATTGGAAATTGCTTCTGGGATTTGCTGTCCTCCTAACATCTTGGTAGTGGATTTAACAATGCTGCGTGATTTACCACAGGTAAGACGCAAGCAAGTTAAGGGTTATCGGGCAGCAAAGAATTGCTCAATTAGTAGTGAAACTGCTCAACGGGGATCTGAGTGGTTCCAAGCTTTAATTCAGTACCTACAAACAGCAGGCTTCAAAGCGGCGATGAGTCCCTGTTGGGCAGAAGTGTTACAACAAATTCGCCACCAAAGTGTTGACTTACTGCTAATTTGTTTAGGAGAATCCGCTATCCACAAAGATGTGCTAAGAGCTTTGAAAACATTGGGAGATTCGCCTGACAAATTACCACCAATTTTAGTACTAAATCAGCGATTAAATCGTCTAGAAACCAGTTTCCAGCCTGGGGGGGTAGCTGATAAGGATATTGACAAGCAGAAGAAGAATGGTTTGGAATCGATAGAAACTATTGTTGGTGCGATCGCTACCCAAATATTACCGCGATCGATATCAATGGAAGACCTATTAAACCAGATCAATCATGCTTTAGCTGTCAATGGTTACAATCACAAATGTTAA
- a CDS encoding TolC family protein — MKGQQLFHSLLPGVTAAVLTTQPTWAGTVKLTGVQMTSSPSVLTSTYGQNLVGGIVNTQLHNGANVSVPTLVPAFGFTKLSMKPLSNNSIPVFTAENTVVPIKQVLKKDEGRFLSLTPTSNASQQLDVSRSAQNNQKNSNSRAYGQESKSIVVPNYTSKPSSVQKEILSLSSFQQPVIQKINTVTESQIFLQTSATGVESAKLLSAQRCPQELGKSKTDSSAALRLISSTCSQQNAAGRIAQSNTPIPTESTPTPTVPETGTPAPEGSAQPSTVPETVIPTPGGSVQPSTVPRTITPAPSGPVQIPQNLIPSSNPLQFPTKPEEVRLQGNQPITLAQALELARRNNRDLQVSLLELERNRAVLREAQAALLPTLGISTDITRSQSAGSQLTDEINSQNPFAGQQDRPSTSFSGQAQLSYNLYSSGRVQASIRAAEEQVRFNEFAVETQSETIRLNVATDYYNLQQADEQVRIAQSAVQNSEASLRDAEALERAGVGTRFDVLRSQVNLANAQQNLTNARSQQEISRRQLATRISLPQAINISAADPVQLAGLWNPTLEQSIVLAYQNRPELQQQLAQRNISEQQRKQALAELGPQVSLVARYNLLDQFNDNVSVTDGYSFGVQASLNLFDGGAARARADQSRANIAIAETQFAEQRNQIRFQVEQAYSTQQSRLENVQTANTALEQAREALRLARLRFQAGVGTQTDVINSENDLTQAEGNRVTAILDYNRALAQLQRSVTLRALR, encoded by the coding sequence GTGAAAGGACAGCAATTATTCCATAGCTTATTGCCTGGTGTGACAGCAGCGGTCTTAACAACTCAGCCAACTTGGGCTGGTACTGTAAAACTAACTGGGGTACAGATGACCTCTTCTCCTAGTGTTTTGACTTCTACTTATGGTCAAAACTTAGTTGGGGGCATTGTGAATACGCAACTGCATAACGGTGCAAATGTTAGTGTTCCAACCCTAGTACCTGCTTTCGGTTTCACTAAACTTAGTATGAAGCCTTTAAGTAATAACAGTATTCCAGTGTTTACGGCTGAAAATACTGTTGTGCCAATAAAACAAGTACTTAAGAAAGATGAAGGTAGATTTTTAAGTTTGACACCTACCTCTAATGCTTCCCAACAGCTAGATGTCAGCCGTTCTGCTCAAAATAACCAAAAAAACAGTAATTCAAGGGCTTATGGGCAGGAATCAAAGAGCATAGTAGTTCCCAACTACACTTCAAAACCCTCTTCTGTCCAAAAAGAAATTTTGTCCCTGTCTTCTTTCCAGCAGCCAGTGATTCAAAAGATAAATACTGTTACTGAGTCGCAGATATTTTTACAAACTTCAGCTACAGGTGTAGAATCGGCAAAACTGTTGTCAGCCCAAAGATGTCCACAGGAGTTAGGGAAAAGCAAAACTGATTCCTCAGCTGCTTTGCGACTGATTTCAAGTACCTGCTCACAACAAAATGCTGCTGGTCGCATTGCTCAGAGTAATACCCCGATTCCGACAGAATCGACGCCAACTCCTACTGTGCCAGAAACCGGAACTCCTGCACCAGAGGGTTCAGCGCAACCTTCCACAGTGCCGGAAACCGTAATTCCGACGCCAGGGGGTTCAGTCCAACCTTCCACAGTACCGAGAACCATAACTCCTGCGCCGTCCGGGCCGGTGCAAATTCCACAAAACCTGATTCCTAGCTCAAATCCCCTGCAATTTCCCACCAAACCGGAGGAAGTGAGACTTCAAGGAAATCAGCCGATTACTTTGGCACAGGCTTTAGAGCTAGCACGGCGGAATAATCGGGATTTACAGGTGTCTCTATTAGAGCTAGAACGCAATCGAGCGGTTCTACGCGAAGCGCAAGCTGCTTTATTGCCCACTCTGGGAATTAGCACGGATATTACTCGTAGTCAGTCTGCTGGTAGTCAGCTGACGGACGAAATAAACAGCCAAAATCCGTTCGCCGGTCAGCAAGATAGACCGAGTACATCTTTTTCCGGTCAAGCACAACTTTCATATAACCTTTATAGTTCTGGGAGAGTGCAAGCTAGCATCAGAGCAGCTGAAGAACAGGTACGTTTTAATGAGTTTGCTGTAGAAACTCAGTCTGAAACAATCCGTCTGAATGTTGCCACTGACTACTACAATCTGCAACAAGCGGATGAACAAGTACGTATTGCCCAGTCGGCTGTGCAGAACTCTGAGGCTAGTTTGCGTGATGCAGAAGCATTAGAGCGAGCTGGGGTTGGTACGCGGTTTGATGTGTTGCGATCGCAGGTGAATTTAGCAAATGCCCAACAAAATTTGACTAATGCTAGATCCCAGCAAGAAATTTCCCGTCGTCAATTAGCAACTCGGATAAGTTTGCCGCAGGCGATAAATATCAGTGCAGCCGACCCTGTACAATTAGCTGGTCTTTGGAACCCAACACTAGAACAAAGTATTGTGTTGGCTTATCAAAATCGTCCAGAATTGCAACAGCAGTTGGCACAACGTAATATCAGCGAGCAACAGCGTAAGCAGGCGCTTGCAGAGTTGGGGCCTCAAGTTAGTTTGGTCGCCAGGTACAACCTGCTAGATCAGTTCAATGATAATGTCAGTGTTACTGATGGTTATTCATTTGGAGTTCAGGCAAGCCTAAATTTGTTTGATGGAGGAGCAGCAAGAGCAAGGGCAGATCAGTCTAGAGCTAATATTGCGATCGCAGAAACTCAATTTGCCGAACAGCGCAACCAAATTCGCTTTCAGGTAGAACAAGCCTATTCTACCCAGCAATCTAGATTAGAGAATGTTCAAACCGCTAATACCGCTTTAGAACAAGCTAGAGAAGCTCTACGTTTAGCGCGTTTGCGATTCCAAGCTGGTGTAGGCACTCAAACTGATGTTATTAACTCTGAAAACGACCTCACACAAGCTGAAGGTAATCGAGTTACAGCAATTTTGGATTACAACCGTGCTTTAGCTCAGTTACAACGGTCTGTTACCCTCAGGGCATTACGCTAG